Genomic segment of Synchiropus splendidus isolate RoL2022-P1 chromosome 4, RoL_Sspl_1.0, whole genome shotgun sequence:
ttgttttgttcgtgTATGTTCCATCCTTACAAATATAAATACTAGTCTACTCTGAACTCCCACACAAACATATTTATAGATTATAGACAGGCAAGCGCTGTAAAAGCAAACATTTGGATTTGTCATAaagtatattttgttttgtaaattatGAGAATTTAGAAAAGTAGCGCCACAGAAGAAGGTCAaccgcgacctctagtggcggAGTTCGGGAGAGCAGGTGGAAGAAACGCAGCAGCAGATTCATGTCTTCATGTTTGTGATCGAACCTTCACCACATATGCATTTCACCAGGTTCCCGTGGAGCGGTCGCGAGCCGCTGGTGGCACCGTTTACTGTGCCTCGCTGGCTGTTTGACAGAAACTGACCGAACAAAAGAAAAGTTGCGGGAACGGaagtcaagctgaaaacgatTCTCGTGTCGGTTAAATAGCGACGTTCGCTCGGTCGTTGCTTAGTTGTTGTTATTCATCTTTTACCTGTAAATGTTTTCAACTCCGCCTTTGTCGCAGCTTCCTGGTTCCAGAGCGGCTCCCGGCCGTGTACCTGAGCCACACCCACTTCCGGTGTGGCTCGCTATTTTTTTCCTGCTATTTACAAATagattataataatataattgtatattataataatcaataaaaaaatagtgaTCAGTTTTAAGTACAACGaatacatatttcaaaataattggAAAAAAGTTGAACTcgtaaaatgctttttaaagagAAAATAGTGGAAAAAAAGGACAAGATGGCGAGTAAAATGAcctattttaaattaaaaactaaATTTATTCAGTGCAATAATCTATTTATATTCGATGTCTTCTTTCCCACTCATATTTATTGCGACGAtggctattatttatttaacaataaatattttttttaaagtgcgGTAAAGCCGAGGGTTGCGGGAGCAGGCGCATGCGCATGTGCGCGGCTGATAACTGGCGTTCCTCAGCTGCAGGTgattccagcagcagcagcagcagcagcagcgactgaAGCCTCCGGTGTTTCTAACGTCGTCGTGTCGTCGCCGGTGGTAATTACTCTTCAAACTTGGTCATGAGCTCACTTTGTCTCGCCAAACCGGCAACTTTTAGCAACTTCCCCTCCACGTATTATCACCACAAACCTCTGCTGGGAGGAAAAAAGTGGCTgtaaactgaaaaaataaaccACTAGCTTGGTGGAGTTTGCTAGCCACGAAAGCTTGTTCAACTCGTATTACCTTCGGTGGCGTTTGTGTTGCAGTGGTCCCGTTTTTATCAGCTATTTTAATTTAGTGCAGGTGAATTTGGAGTGAGGTTTTTGGCGCTTATCCAAGTGAACGCACTCAGTATGTCGTCATTATTAGTTGAATACTTGTATCTGCCGTTTTGCTTATTTTGCTACTAGAAATACTGAAGGTATTTGAATAAAACACCTGTAGCGGAGCAAAAATGTCAAGTGAAACATTGTCTTTCAATCATTTATCTATAGTTGTCGACCTAAAAGTGGAACTGACTGTTGAATGCAACTGTTCAGTTGGAGCTCTGCTATGTGTTTGACTTCATCTCTGCGGCTGAACCCAAACACCTGAACTGTTTTCACCACCTCCTCTGCCACTCTCTTGTTCACACTCCCATATTCTGTGCTGCATGTCTGAGCCACTCCACCTCTGGAGCTTCTCCTCACTCCTGAGACACGTGGCGACATCACcctctcacctgcagctcacCTCACCTCGGCCCTCACACGTGCAGCGCCTCCCTCACACACTTCTCTTGATGTCCTCCTCAGAAGCAACCATGTCCCAGTGTGCTcatgcagggggcgctgcagggCCGACTCAGGAAGCCCTCGACATGTCGGTCTCCGTGGAGGACAACGCACGGGACCAAGACCAAAGTCTGCAGATGAACGGTACGCTCATGCAGCTttggtgatgtcacttcctgctgaagCTGGACCTGCTATTGAGAACTAGCCATTGAAACGCACATCACCTGGGTGTGTTTGTGATGCCCTGCTCTGATCTCAGACAAGAAAACTTGTGACCATGCGatgctgaaaaaaatgtacagaaaaGCTGAAGATCTTTCATTTCTGAGCTTAACCCATTGTGAAACCGCTGCTGTACTTTTTGGACACTCGCTCGTCTGCTGCTCCTTGGAACCGGACACTTGCGGCAGGTTCAGTCCAAATGTATGGCCATAAATGTATGAACGTTTCATCTTTAAACCCCTAAAATGGTCGACGGTGTGAGGCTCTGTGTTCCTGTCCGTAAACGTGACCTTGTTTGAAGGTCAGAGCCTCAGAACAGTCAAGGTCTGCTTGGTCACAGCCAACTGTGTGGGTCCACAGAAGTGTCCATGTCTCACTCTGCTCCAGCGGAGGATGAAGGCGCTTTGAGGTGCCAGTCCCTGGACACGTCCTATCCTGAGGAGGAGAACCAGACCACCAACGGTACGACACACTCCAGCACACCCACCACTAGTTCCTCAGCACTACTGGTAGGTTGAATTCAGATTCCAAATTAAATTTAGGTTTATTATGTTTGAGAAAATTCTGAGGCCATTCTAGCTGTTATAAACTGTTTAAGTTGTGCTCAAGAACGGGTGCTGCTGAGGGAAAGAAAAGTCCAGCCTTCAGGGGGAGCGTCTTCAGCAAGGAGTCAAACTCTTTCTGGATGTGAAACTTCAGCTGGCCTCAGAGTCAGGCGGCGTTGGAGTGAAAACTTCAGGACTTGTTTCGTATTTTCACTCTGCTGTCaatatttatctttattttgccaaaatgtatttattgttttattgtttcaagTACCATCACGAGTAttgggcaggtgaggcttcatgaaacagtctcctaaacagagtgtatatatatatatatgtatatgtatatatatatatatatatatatatatatatgtatatgtatatatatatatatatatatatgtgtgtgtatatatgaatacatttgtttttttacattttgacaCTTTTTATACTTCATACAttaaacattttccccatatatatatttctatgtacatagaaataaaaaaatgtatgtatgaagTATAAAAAGTGTAAAAATGTATCGCGAAAGTATTaggttggtttaaaaaaaaaaccttaaataTCAATAACTTGCATGTAAAAATACATCATTTCTGATCTAGCGTGGCTTGTGCTTAAGTTTTTGCTTTGTTAATGAGGAGGAATTCATtgctgttttcatgaaaaatcCTATTTTATATCacataaataatgtattttttggtCTTCTGCACTCTGTTATATGTCATAATATTCTATTATTTTTAAGCAGGGGTTGTGGGTGTGTTTCCTGAGCAGTAGGTCATTTGTGGTAAGGGGCCGTACTGAGAGGTGCGTGCTGGTTTCAGAGggcgaggagcagcaggagtccTTCCCCTGCGGCTGCACCTCCATGATCCAGGTGATCAACCTGCGCACCAACCTGGTCCTGGCCCTGGAGAAGAACGCCTGGATGCAGAAGTGCATCgccgagctggaggaggagcgcaaCTTCCTGCGGCTGCAGTTGGACCGGCTCATCTCCAACATCAGCTTCAAGGGTGCGTCCAGGTCCGGGCGAGTGGCCCCGACCCGTGAGTGACTTGTTGTGGTGCTGCCGGCGCAGATCCCTCCGCCCAGGTGTGCTCAGACCAGGAGGTGGTGGTGAAGACCGAGCCCGCCAGCTCCACCTCGTGTGTGACCACCCGCTCGGGAATGAGCCTGCAGGACCCAGGAGAGTACAGGAGCGCCGTGATGGGTGAGGAGGCCCCACTCTCACTCACTGCACTGCTGCTTCCTGATCAGAGCTTCAAGCACAGCGGCGCTGCTGTGACAGCAGTGTGGTGGGGTAGTGGCTCGCGCTGCAGCCTCCCAGCTGGGAGCGCTTAGATAGAACCTGGGTCCTTTCTGGGCAGAGTTTGTTTGCCTCTttggcactccggtttcctcccacagtccaaaaaccaaCTGTGTGTATGGGTACCTGGCTTAGCtttatttgtggggaccaattcttggaaacacacttactagtgccttgtggggacatttgagGCTTAGCCCCAAAAGATGAAGCCTCAATTTATATTATTACTGGGTTTGTGTATCCTGTTTATCCTataattcttgacaaaacactatccttgtgaggaccgtatgacattACTGGGGCATTTGCCTGTAactcacaaggttaagcctca
This window contains:
- the LOC128757865 gene encoding coiled-coil domain-containing protein 106-like; amino-acid sequence: MSQCAHAGGAAGPTQEALDMSVSVEDNARDQDQSLQMNEVSMSHSAPAEDEGALRCQSLDTSYPEEENQTTNEGEEQQESFPCGCTSMIQVINLRTNLVLALEKNAWMQKCIAELEEERNFLRLQLDRLISNISFKDPSAQVCSDQEVVVKTEPASSTSCVTTRSGMSLQDPGEYRSAVMDTEDSALEREHCDSKLYVKKKEEDELWLEPGAMKGHGGVRLRNLGIAPRFERQRVKNPDGVLHRYKKILTTFQHVRSISRSLRIHGIDRNTLASTNPIAELLLVAPEKMAEVGEFDSSKEKLLEYARRCYASMDEQMHAKIKKMKNNNKLLPITYRFRKS